Within the Erigeron canadensis isolate Cc75 chromosome 6, C_canadensis_v1, whole genome shotgun sequence genome, the region ATGTCTTCAGTGGTGTTAtttctgaaactgaagtgaagcttcagtgagctttattctgaatagcttcagaatcctgagcaagcttcttcactgaacttcaactatttttgaacaaatcatacttggtcgattttcgacctaacatgATGATCCATGGAGGGTGTCCATTACCCCATTTGTTAGACCAGCTTTTGATCCACAACCGTTGTCAACATCACTGTTTGCAACACCGTCTCCATCAATGAAACTATGGTCAAAAGAGCAAACCCAAATCAAACAGAGAGCCAGAAAGGCTTCCCCAACACAAAACCCTCCCAACTATGTcaaccagccaccatcatcaaGCAACATAACAAAGCAAGTGGTTGATGACAGCATGATGATAACCTCTTCCAAGGCTCCAGTTTCTCTACCTAAGGAAAAAGAGAACCCCATCTCATCTTTCCTTTATAACTTGTGCCAGGAAGATCAAAAACCACTGAAAACGGTGGCTCCTGTCATTGTTCCAAAAACTGATGATGAAATAGACTCCTGCTCTGATAATGGCTCTTATGAAGACTTACCACCAACAACTGcctttgaacatttgttcatGGCAGAACCAGAAGAAGTCACAGAAAAGCACACTTTTTACTCTGAGGTTGATGATGCTATGTCTGGAACAACCCAAAATGAAAACACTGAAAACATACACAGGCATCCAAGCAACGATTTAAAAATACAGTTCACTTTTGATGACATCCCGCCATCAAAATGGAGAGAAAGAAGTATTGAAATGTTGACTTGGTGTACAGCTGAACTCCAGTATTACAACATAGACATAGCCATCAAAAGATTTCTAACCAGATGCCAAGGCAGGCTCAGAGACTGGTATATGAGTCTTGGTGATTACAGAGCCCATTAGCTGCTTTCTGCACAATCAGCAGAAGTTTTTATGAACTTTATTATATTAGAGTTTATTGGGGACCCAGCACAACACACTGTCCGCACCAGAGAAGAATTTCTAAAACTCGGACTTCCAGGCGGTTTTTCTTTTAGGCAGCTGTTCACCGTTGGATCTCGCCCCTGCCtgcatttcttttctttttttttaatgaagtgtTGTTCATTCCAACTAAAAGACTTGGAGAAACATTACAATAAGATGTCAGAAAGGTTCTACTGCTTAAACGGCATAGATGATGTGAACCTGAAACAAGTTTTTCTAAACTCCTTCCCAGAATCTCTTGCAAATGAAGCGTATAGAGcattggaaaacaaaaacaagacaaTTGCCAATGTCACCCTGGGCGAACTCTTCCAACTCATAAAGAATGCTTTATCTAAGCTGTGTAACCAAAAGAAATTTTTGGTTGAATTTGAGAAAACTGGAAAGAGTCTTGGAGAGCTTGTGATGAAAGgcatttaaaaatcaaatgcaAAGATGAATCATCATGTAGCTGCTCCCGTCTTTCATAAAGGTCccctataataaaaaaaagttcagtAATTACTACTCATCTGAGAGGAAGaataaaaaagacaaaaggGATTGGAAATTTTTTAGCAAAAAAGAATACAGAGGAAAAAACGCTGATCGATGCTATGTCTGCAATAAAAAGGGGCATTTTGCTAGAGAttacaaagaaaagaagaagaccCAAGCATTGATCGAAGCAATCAACAAGATTGAGCCAGTTGATGTTTTAGATCTAGAGTCCTTGTATTCCTTGGATGATAACCCTGGACAAAAGACAATTTGCTCAATCAGCTACAACAAAAACGAGTCAGACACGGACGAGTCAGATACGGACAAGTCAACTGACTTAGAAATAGGTCCTAAGCCTATCTACATGGCACAATTGGCGCTCCTTGAACAAGAAGATCGCTCGCCCCTATCTTTTCCCCAAGAGACATTATTGTACCTTGACAAGAAGAACACTAACAGACAAATAAGGGACCCCCCCCAAACAAGTGGAGAGAATCTGTCAGACAACAACTCACAAATGAGGTCCTACGAGTCATTGATAATAGACCCTCAGGCATGATTGCACCTGCAAAGATTCCCAATGATGAAAGCAGGATAATGCTCAGACAAAATGCCCATACTCTCAACAGTCCCCTGATTGGACAAAAGATGCCACCCTTCTCGAAGAACCAATGGACATTTACTATTCAGCACATGTGCATGAACAATCCTAAAAATGATAGTTATAAAAGGAAGTACAAAGGCATGAAGCGCCATCCACAAACTACAATGAGTACTTCCAAACCAACCAAGCCACTTCATcaacaactaaaagaaaatgGCGTCCCAGAAGAAATTATAGAAGTGGTCAAGAAAAACATTTCTCACCATCCCTCTTATCCTGGAAAACATTTCTCACCATCACTATAAAAACATGTGGCAGACCTCTATATGGCCTTCATTTCCACCCAGACCACCCATACTTAAGTACTCTACGTATCAAAAGAATGGATGCTTTGCCAGATGAAGCTTTAAGTTTCCTTTGGTACCTCACTGAAGAGTTCTGCACAGCTTTCGCCTTTAACTCCCAGAAACTTGTAACCTACCTGGTGCGTTGCGAATTAGGTGAATTGACCAAAATTGAACTCAACACCTACCGTCTTCTACAGTGGTTTCTCCCGACGGATGAATGGATTTATGCATTATGAAGAGCCCCTAGGAAACATTGTATCCTTACTCTTTACAAGCCTAAATTCCATAAAACCACCCAACGATGCAGCCCAGATGAGTTCATTCAAGGTTGGATGCATATGACTCCAGCATATTCATTTTACAGACAAAATCACTATGAATCGTGGATAAGAACTCGCATGGTGTTGGCAGAAGCAAACAAGTCTGATGTTGCAGAGAAAGACCCAGAGATTCTAAATGGGACAAAAGATATTCATAATCATCCGCAAATACGTGAATGGAAGCTTATATAGATTATCTCAATAAGCTTCCAATATTCACCAAAGTGCACTATTTCTAAGTCCCAGCTACAACAAGTGATGCAGTTTAAGGGTCAACAATGGTGGTTCGACGTCAAGATACTTAATCCGCAGAACGAAGTTTAGTATTATGTGTCGCTTCGTTAATATTGTCTAAATAATGTCTTAAGTGTGTCTTAAGTGTTAAGGGCGTTTTAAGTgtgtttaataattaaataaggtCTTGATCACTCTTAAAGTGATTAAAGGATATCCTAGGAATATTCCATCTAGATAAGTAATCtagatttttatattattattatgttgttaTGGAGTCCTTTCCTTTGCTTATAAAAGGAAGCCTCCCCCATCATTTGTAAATCAtctaagaaaagaaataaaaacttttttctatACTTCTCTCTCTAGTTCTATAATTCTCTCTTTGTTCCTAAGAGCTCAGTTGAGCCTTAGCCTTGCATAGCTTCTTCCGAGCTACTAGTGTTTCATAGCTCCCTCTGAACTTGTGAGCTCCTTCCGAGCTCTGAAGTGCTCCACGTGAGCCTTAGTGTAGAAGTTTCGTCTAGGTTAAGATCCTTCTAGATCTTCTAACTCAAAAGAGCTTCGCATCCTCTTACTGGTCTTATATAAATCAGCCATACACTTACCCCCTATCTTGTATCAGAGCCAGGTAGAGATATTCAATTACTTAATTGGGATTTGAAAAAATgccaaaatgctttataagatagtatctatcgataatataactaaaagtggGGGTCGGAAGTAAaattggcacccctaatcccctcCTTTATCCTAGtcctccatccttattaatcctctaagtttttaatattaatctaaattaatttacactttttggttttccatcaccaatttacactttaaccccaatctaaaacaattaatttacactttttggtttccgattaccaatttacactttaactcagtttaaaaataattaacttacacgtTTTatttttccatcaccaatttacactttaacccaatttaaaaataattaattatactttttggtgttccatcaccaatttacaattaaagataattaatttacactttttggttttccattacctatttaaaaataattaatttacacttttcggttttattggtaatctataatataactcacgtaagacaaaaaaaagaagaaggtaCGATCAAGTACAAAAGggtttatctttttatatattttgcacataattaatcattattgttattttttaacattgaattcttatgttattgttattattatttcttttaatttagtttgaggtTCTTTATGgcttttttcttcaacaacaaaaaatatgaccacattagttcatcctgaagatcttaagccaacacatgttaaccataaTTTACGACTTCGTGTTGTGCATGTGTGGattgtttcggagtggaacaacccaaagaaaatcaaaacgttcgagatggtctttgttaaTGAATTGCTATGtatctttcaaattatatagtttgtaCTTTttgaatataagaaactgtaaattctTTATTCAAATTCTATTATTCGATTTCATCGTCGTTTGGGTGATTCGAtggtgttttgatcaagttttgcaTCCCCTTTGCTATCTCCAGGTAATTGATGATTAGCCacattgattttatgcataataaGTCCTTTCAACCCATTGATTTCTGGTTTGAGGGTTTGGGTTGGATTCAATTACGTTTATAATCGATTTTAAGGCATTACGGGTTTTAAATTGATTGTATAAAGTTGGTATatgattcaaggattaattggtgttttcaatgagtgattTTGGTCTTACTTTAAGTGTATctgatgttcataagacctggagttgtgttaaagtcgtttaggatgtgtttggttaggttttggagttgtttttcacgtctggtcgtcgtaactcccgttagctgggtaatTGTGATAACACCTCCAcggtaactcccgttacaaattttcataactcccgttaggtgcgtaactcccgttagggactgatttttgttaacattcttaaacgaccataacttttgaaccgtaactccgtttttgacgaataagctatccacgaaaTCGTGGGAGAGTCTATTTTCCAATGGTAATATCACTTAAAGATGAATGAAACCTAAAAGTGCTCAGATGGTTAATATAGTGAGCGACGATCAAGTTTTGTCGAGTTTAGTGAACTCTAATCTAATGGTCGGATCTTTGTTGAATCAAGCATTGACATGGGTGAAGTATTTAAAGCTTGGTTATGATCTTAAGTAAGAAGGTGATTAGATTGTTAATaatcatttaatgattataggtagtcggggaACACATACAAGACACTTTAAAGTTGCTTATTGATCGTTGTGCTCGTCatcaggtaagatacactactttgacacgccgagggttcaacaaaaacatagttttcatataataacttccccaaatggtatcttgtttgcttatgggtattcggaattatacgggaggtgatatgggctatgtagatgcatattgaaacctgaaatgctaccccatagatatgtgacgttatgatatgatatgaaatgctttgagttgttatgaaatacataatgaaatgaactatgttatgcaatgaaagatgatatgtaacGATATGTTATGAAATGTcatgcaatgatatgagatgtaatgatatgctatgatatgatatgtaatgtcttgagatgaattgaaatgtgatatatgttgatgatatgtgaaatgtgcatgattacatggcttgttcatctagttcactagacttattaagttgtcatgacacgtgcacgtttaagggcccaaacgtaaaagatgatatgtgatgatgtttaggtaacgtggacacctaaactatatgtgatgaaaaccgagctcgtatatgatatgaaagtgttaagcttaacccgtacttgcccttgcccggtgagtgcgtatatggttgcttgggtggctccttgcaacgtaattacgtggtttaagtatctccgggtggagtgattacccaccaatgtctttgaacatacggactactcctggattggcttgccattccttaacgacattgatggaccGCTAAAAAGCTTATCTATCCAGTCGAGTGTGAGGTTTCCTGTTAGGTCCTATGActgcctacacacaaacttacaccttatatgtgatgagtgacttatgtcacgcctaatgtaagtgacttatgtcacactatacgatgatgcttatatgatatatgtgaagtaaaagatgactaggcacatctaGGGTGATCCAACCTATTATGATGATGTTTAATGCGATGATATGTTGTGGATGATGTGATGCTTTGATGTTATATGTGCCTTAATgatttaatatgacttttatataatgttttaaatggacaaccgttttataaactttgtgttatcttacttagctaattcattagctaacacttgctcttttaaaatgtgttgttccctcaggtccaacatagtgagcaggtagatgtgagaagatgtgaggcatgggtagatgatcttgaagctggctgtagtttacccatagtgtcggttgtttaatgttaggcaaccgatggatttccatttagacttgttttgacGATATgactagtaacaccatttaatgaataaaccaaactgaatttattggtttggacttttaaagtttccttccgctttcttttgacgccgttaggcgaaagtttttggaaatccatgtttttaaatgacgggtgttacaagattaaatacatagaaataCACTAACAGAACTTACCAGTTTGttccattattttattttttttgctatttgcaagACACTATCATACATGACTCAGTCAATGGTGAATGGACGGAAAATTttaggagttttttttttaccgatgaattggctattcagctagcaaatttccatgttgatttcggtatatgtatttaatatatttgaatttcaattttttagctttaattaatatattttgagactatccGTGAGGTATCAACATTAGTTAAGTAGAGTATTATATAGGCAACAATGGAACGAACTTTGTTTATTACAAGACAACCTCAACTATTGAAAATCAGGAATACAATTCGTTTAACTTGTATCTCTTTGTTAGTCTTGTGTATTCAACTTGTTCCACGCATACCTTCTGAATGCAATGcaatttcaaaaaacaaatgatCAAGATATACTTTTAGGGTAAATCGAATATGTAGTCAACTGCATAAAGGAATTGCTGCAGCAAAGAAAGAATTTCTAAAAAATATTACAACTTAACCCATTCATTATATAAATGGGGGAAATAATCGGTACAGCAAACTACGGTACTGCTCTCTCACAATTATCTTCTCCACGTAATCAAAATGGATTAATAAACCTCCTCCCCCATGAATTTCCCCTATGCAGTTCCAAAAATGGAAACTGCCAGCAGTAAAATACTATCCCCATAAATAGGAAAGGTTAAAgtatgcagtacctatcttaggtaaaacaaGGGAAGATTATGTAAAACTCAaaggaggttatgtaaaattcaaatgAGGTTacgtatgtttatcaaattcaaagctTAGGTATAGTCTATAGTAAGAATCATTTTtcctatataaatatagatcATCACTCCCTTGATTTTTACCCAACTACACGAAATTTTGATGCAGCCAACAGCATATATGCTTTCCGCCTTTCCCCATGCTTTTAAGCGCATTATCAATTCTAAGTTCAGACATAAAATTCATCGCACCAATATGCTATGGAATATTCGCAGTTATGTGGACTAATGCCCAAAGTTCTAAACTCATGTGGGCACAAAATTGATTGCATCACTTTGCTACCTAAATGTGTCCTGCTATTAGGACTGCTGCTATCAGGACTGATACCCGAAGCTGTTACCAAAGAGTTTGgtttcttttaataatttagCTATAGTAGTACCCGCTGAGTACCAGTTTTAGTGCTCTTGCCAAACTTGACCAAAATGAGTCTAAACTGCTAGTGATTTTAAAAAGTATGGTAAGGTACTCGTCAAAATGATAAAATGATGAGAGACCAAGAATTTGTAACAGCATTTGCAGATTGCCAAATAAAGGTACAGCATTTGGATTCAACAGAATGAATGTCTCATTTGAAAGTACCAAGACTTGATCCGGGATTTATTTTCAAGAAAGTATTTGCATGTGATACAACTGACATCAAATTAACCACCCATCAATCATCAGATTGATAACGCAACACCTCACCAAACCTCAGGTCGCATCTCACCAGTGGCAGGAGGCATCCATCTTCCGGAGTGGTAGACGCTCTCACCAACTTTCCATCCAGGCACATCTTTCATTATCCGGGCCTCTTCCTCCAAGTATTTCCTCCATTCCTTCACAAATCTGAACACAAGTTCAACCAAATTATAACTCACACACCTGGGGCTGGAAGAAGAAAAGAATAGCACCCGTGCTTACCTTTCGTCCTCCTCGGCTTGAAGCATGGGCAAAATAGCCCTCCGGGCAGCATACTTTTCCTCCTTTATAGCCCTAAATGGAAAGACGAAC harbors:
- the LOC122606197 gene encoding NADH dehydrogenase [ubiquinone] 1 alpha subcomplex subunit 13-A translates to MTEAYIRNKPGMASVKEMPFLQDGPPPGGFAPVRYARRIPSKGPSAVAIFLAAFGAFSWGMYQVGKGNKIRRAIKEEKYAARRAILPMLQAEEDERFVKEWRKYLEEEARIMKDVPGWKVGESVYHSGRWMPPATGEMRPEVW